Below is a window of Streptomyces qaidamensis DNA.
CCCCGCCGGCCGGGCGGCTCCGGGGGTGGATACGCGTCAGGCGTGCCGTAGTAGTCCTGCTGGCCCCCGCCGTACGAACCGGCCTGCTGCTGCCCGTACGGATCCCCCGGGTCGCCGGGGTACGAGACCTGCTGGTGGGGGTCGTTGACCCAGCCGCTGTTGTCGTACTGCTGCGGGTGGTAGCCCTGGGCCTGCTGATGTCCGTCCTGCTGCTGGTGGTAGCCCTGGGACTGCTGGTGTCCGGGGTCCTGCTGGCCGGGGTACTGCTGATGCCCGTGGGCCTGCGCCGCGTACTGCTGGTCGTACGGGTACTGCTGCTGCGCCTGGCCGTATCCGGCCTGGTCGCCGGTGCCCCAGTCGCCGTACTGCGGCTGCTGCGGCTGCTCTGGATAGTGCTGCGGCTGGCCGCCGTAGGGGGACTGCTGACCCTGATGGGCCTGCTGTCCGCCCCATCCGCCGTCCCCGTACAACGGGTCCTCCGGATGCCACGGTTCGGAGCCTGGGCCCCGGCCATACTCAGTCATCGATCCCCTAGAGCCGCGAGGCGGCGGTCGCGCGGCTTCCGGCTCGGCTCCCGTCCCGCCTCTTGCTGTGCGGCGGCTGTTCGAATGCCGTCGCATCGCGCGGAACGTTACCGTATCGCGATCAGATGACCACTTCGACGCCTTCGCCGGGTGCTTTACCTGACACCCGTTCGGATTCGAGGGCCTGTTGCAGGATGACGACCGCCGCTGCCTGGTCGATGACGGACCGGCCCTTCTTGGATTTCACGCCCGAGGCGCGCAGTCCCTGACTGGCCGTCACCGTCGTCATGCGTTCGTCGACGAGTCTCACCGGAATCGGGGAGATCATGCGGGCCAGTTCCTGGGTGAAGCCCCGGACCTTGACCGCGGCCGGGCCCTCGCCCCCCTTGAGGGAGCGCGGGAGGCCGACCACGACCTCCAGGGGCTCGTACTCCTCGACGAGTTGCTTCAACCGTCGCTGGGCTGCGGGGATGTCACGCCCCGGGACCGTCTCCACCGGGGTGGCGAGGATCCCGTCGGGGTCGCACGAGGCGACCCCGATGCGGGCGTCCCCGACGTCGATCGCGAGTCGACGTCCTCTGCGCATGCTTTTCCGACCCGTCTCTTACTTGGCGGTCTCGGTGACCAGGCGCTCCACGGCGTCCACGGCGTCACCGATGGCGGCCGGGTTCTGGCCGCCGCCCTGGGCGACGTCCGGCTTGCCGCCACCGCCGCCGCCGAGGGTCTTGGCAGCCGTGCGGACCAGGTCGCCGGCCTTCAGGCCACGCTCGCGAGCGGCCTCGTTGGTGGCGATGACCGTCAGCGGCTTGCCGTTCGCCACGGTGAAGAGGGCGACGACGGCGGCCCGTCCGCCCTGGATCCGCCCGCGCACGTCGAGGACGAGCTTGCGCAGGTCGTCGGCTGTGGTGCCGTCCGGGACCTGGCCCGTCACGACAGCGATGCCACGGATGTCCTTGGCGGACTCGGCGAGACCGCCGGCGGCCTGGAGGACCTTCTCGGCGCGGAACTTCTCGATCTCCTTCTCGGCATCCTTCAGCTTGCCGAGCATGGCGGAGACCTTCTCCGGGAGCTCCTCCGGGCGGCCCTTGATCAGCTCCTGGAGCTGGGCGACGACCGTGTGCTCCCGGGCGAGGAAGTTGTAGG
It encodes the following:
- the ruvX gene encoding Holliday junction resolvase RuvX — its product is MRRGRRLAIDVGDARIGVASCDPDGILATPVETVPGRDIPAAQRRLKQLVEEYEPLEVVVGLPRSLKGGEGPAAVKVRGFTQELARMISPIPVRLVDERMTTVTASQGLRASGVKSKKGRSVIDQAAAVVILQQALESERVSGKAPGEGVEVVI